The following DNA comes from Mycobacterium sp. MS1601.
GCTCCGACTCGGGGTGGCGGCGCAGTCGCTGCGCTCGGCGTTGAAGGTCTACACCCGCGAGCAGTACCCGCAGCAGTGGGCCAGCGTGCAGCTCAATCTGGCGAACTCGCTGGTCTACACTCCGTCCAACCACCAGGCCGACAACCTGGTGGAGGCCGTGGAACTGTACGAAGCGGTGCTAGAGGCCCGCCACCGGGACACCGACCCGATGGGCCGCGCCCGGGTGCTGGCCAACCAGGGCAACGCGCTGGCCCATCTGGGGGTGTTCGATCAGGCCAAGGCCAAACTCTACGACGCCCGGTATCTGTTCGAAGAGCAGGGCGACCACGATTCGGTGCGTGCCGTGCGCGGTGTCCTGGACGAGATCGCCCGCCAGCAGGCCATGCTGCGTACTGGCGAGGACGGGGCACCGGCGTGACCGCCACCGCCGAATCACGGCCTGCAGTTGACGATTTCGAGGGACTGGCGCAGCGGGTCGACGACGCGGTGACCGCACTGGCCGGGCTGGATCCGGCGTCGCGGGCGGTGGCCGATGAGGTCAAGGCTGCGGTTGAGGCGGTGCATCGCGCTGGGCTGGTCACCATCGTGCGTCGGCTGCGCGAGGACCCGGCCACCCGCGCTGTGCTCTTCGACTTGGTTGACGACCCCGTCGTCCACCTGCTGTTGTCGCTGCACGAGATCATCCGGCCCGATCCCGTGACACACGCCAACCAGGTACTCACGGCGGTACGGCCGCAACTGCAGAGCCACGGAGGGGACGTGACCCTGGTCCGTGTCCAGGACGGCACTGCCTCCGTCCGGCTGGAAGGAGCCTGCAACGGCTGCTCCATGTCGTCGGTGACCCTGCGCAACCTGGTGGAGAGCGCACTGATCGAGGGGGTGCCCGCGATCACCGCCGTCGAGGTGTTGCCGAATGAACCCTCGCCCACGTTGATACCGCTGGAATCCTTGAGGATCGGCCGCCCCGACGACGGCTGGGCCAGGCTGGGTTCGGCTGCCGAGATCGCCGATGGCGCTCTCACCGTGTCGCACGCCCAGGGCGCCGAGGTGATCATCGTCAGCATCGAGAACCGCCTGTCGGCCTACCGTAACGAATGTGCCCATGAGGCACTGCCTTTGGACAATGCCATCCTCGACGTCGAGAATGGAACGCTGACCTGTCCGTGGCACGGCTTCTGCTTCGATGCCGGGTCGGGGGAGTGCCTCAGCGCGCCAGGAGCGCAGTTGGAGCAGTTGCCGCTGCGGATCGACGGCGGCGAGGTCTGGGTTCGCGTGCAGGCATGAGCCGGTACACCGTCCGGCACAGCATCGGTGGGGCTGTCCTGTCTGCGCCCACGGCGGGTCCTGGCCTCGTGGACGTCAGTGGTGGCTGGGCTCCGGAGGTCTGGCTGGGTGCCCCGGCACCGGGGGGCCTGGCGCTCCCGCCGGCTTCGCCGACGATGGCGTGGATGTACTCACCACGCGGGGTCTTTCTCGACGACCATCACGTGGTGGTGGCCGACTCGGGAAATCACCGGGTGTTGGTGTGGCACGGCATTCCCTCTGATGATGAGCAGCCCGCCGATGTGGTGCTGGGGCAGCCCGACGGCAGCACTGAAGGGCGGGCCGCCGGTGGCCGTGGCCCCGAGCGAGGGATGAACCTGCCCACCGGGGTGTTGATCCACGAGGGCCGGTTGGTGGTCGCCGACGCCTGGCACCACCGGATCCTGATCTGGGACAGCGTGCCTACCGCCAGCGATCGCGCGCCAGACGTGATTCTCGGACAGCCCGATGCATCTGCAGTCGAGCCCAACCGGGGCATGGACTGTTCGACATCGACTTTGTACTGGCCTTTCGGTATCGCCATGGTGGGCGGCACGTTCTGGGTGGCGGATACCGGCAACCGACGGGTTCTCGGTTGGCGCAACGGTATTCCGTGCCCCGGGCAGCCTGCCGACATTCTGCTGGGACAGGTGGACGCTGCTTCGCGGGACGAGAATCGGGGCGGCACGGCAGGCCCGGCGAGCTTCCGGTGGCCGCACGGCATCGCCGGCCGCGATGATCTTCTGCTGATCGCCGACGCCGGCGATCACCGGATGTTGGGATGGTCACCACAACCCGACCAGGACAGCCCCGCCGACATTCTGCTGGGACAGCCGGATTTCCAGACCGTGCAGGAATGGCCCTACGGCCCGCACACCGGGGACCGGTTCCGGTTCCCGTACGCCATCGGCTTCGACGCGGATCGCCTGGCCATCGCGGACACCGCCAACAACCGGATCTTGCTGTGGGATGAACTGCCCGTCGACGGTCGTGCCGCTGACCACGTGTTGGCGCAACCGTCGTTCGCCGCCAACGGCGAGAACCGATGGACCTCCGTACAACGCGACACCCTGTGCTGGCCCTACGGACTCTCGCTGTGTGGGGAGCGGCTGGCAGTGGCCGACTCGGGGAACAACCGGGTGATGATTTGGCGGCGGTCGGGTTGAGGCCACGAATTGTGCAGACCGACGGGCAGATCGGCTTCTACTGGACCACGGTGTCGGGATCGCCGACGTCGTTGTCTGCGCTGGTGGATGACGACGACGAGCCGGACCGCCTGGTGGCCACCCATCTCGAGGCACTCGACGACGCGCTGATCATCGCCGCTGCACGGTTCGGTGAGATTCTGGGTGGGGGACGAGGCCCCAGCGGGGCAGAGGAGCGCGACGACCTGCTGGATCTGCACCGCACACTGGACAGGTTGTGCTTCGAGTATGCCTCGGCGCTGGGACGTACCGGAGTTCGCGCAGACCTGCGGGCCGGCAAGATCATCGGCACCGCGGCGCTGTTTTCTATCTGCGCTCGCCGGCCACTGGGACTGCTGGGCCCCGCGCCGCTCGACGGAATGCTGGACCAGCCGACGCTGGGGGTGGTGGGAGGCTTCGGTGAGATGTGCCAGGTGGATTCCGAGCGGCCCTGGCTCGGAGGTCGGTGGGTGGTGCGCACCGAAGCAGGACAACGCCTTCCGCTCACCCTGTCGATGATGATGTTCGACAGCTCCGGAGTGAACAAAGAAGCCGCACGGGCCGAGCACATCGCGGAGCTGCAGCGGGTGACCGACGCGGCAGGCGCCGCCGGTGCTGATCCGATGGCCGTTACGTGCGCCCTCGATTGGCTGCTCTACGACTGGCTGATGGCTCATCGGGATGGCCCTGACAGCGCCGAGATCGTCTTCCCCAAAGGTTACGAACACCATGCCGCGGTGGTGGTTGCCGCCGTGGCAGCATCGGTATCCGCCAGGGCCACCTTCGATCCGGGCCTGGTCGGGCTGTTTCCGCGCTGACATCGAAGATCCCCCGTCTCCTCACCTGCTTTCTCCCCCATAACGGGGTCCAACCGCAGCGCTGCCGAGCGTAGACATAGGGCACGAGCTGAGAAGCTCTGCGCCACAGTCATCTACGCCATCGATGGGAGCCAGGATGGGTGTCTATCTACCGATCCTGGTTCTCGGTGCCATTGCCGCGGCGTTCGCTTCTGTGTCGGTGGGGATCGCGCTGGTGGTTGGGCCGCGCCGGTTCAACCGGGCCAAGTTGGAGGCCTACGAGTGCGGGATCGAACCGGCTCGCCAGCCCATGGGTGCGGCGCGGTTTCCGGTGAAGTTCTATCTGACGGCGATGCTGTTCATCGTTTTCGACATCGAGATTGTCTTTTTGTATCCGTGGGCGGTGTCCTTCGATCAGCTGGGGATGTTCGCCCTGGTGGAGATGCTGCTCTTTATGGCGACGGTGTTTGTGGCCTATGCCTACGTATGGCGGCGAGGTGGTCTGGAATGGGATTAGAAGAACAGTTGCCTGGCGGGATCCTGCTCTCGACGGTGGAGAAGGTGGCCGGTTTTGTGCGTAAGGGGTCGCTGTGGCCGGCGACGTTCGGGCTCGCGTGCTGTGCCATCGAGATGATGGCGACCGCGGGGCCGCGTTTCGACATTGCCCGGTTCGGCATGGAGCGGTTTTCGGCGACGCCGCGGCAGGCGGATCTGATGATCGTGGCCGGGCGGGTGTCGCAGAAGATGGCCCCGGTGTTGCGGCAGGTCTACGACCAGATGGCCGAGCCCAAATGGGTTCTGGCCATGGGCGTTTGCGCATCGTCCGGCGGGATGTTCAACAACTACGCGATCGTCCAGGGCGTCGATCACGTGGTGCCCGTCGACATCTACCTCCCCGGGTGCCCACCACGGCCGGAGATGCTGTTGCACGCGATCCTCACGCTGCACGCCAAGATCGCCGAGATGCCGTTGGGGGTGCATCGCGATGAGGTGGTGGCCGCAGCCGAGAAAGCGGCCCTGAACGCCAGACCCACCATCGAACTGACCGGGTTGCTGCGATGACGGGCATGTTCGGGGTGCGGGGGTCCGGCGATACGTCCGGTTACGGGCGACTGTTACCGCGAAAGAGGACGCCTGTCAGCAGTTCTCGCCCCTTTGGTGGCTACTTCGATACGGTGGTTGATTCGCTGGAGTTGTGCCTGGGGGAGTTGCCGGCGGTCGAGAGGGTGACGGTACACGCCGGCCAGTTGACCCTGCATGTGGTACGGGAACACCTGGTGTCCGTGGCCCGGGTGCTGCGTGATGATCCGGCGTTGCGTTTCGAGTTGTGTGCCGGGGTGTCGGGGGTGCATTACCCGCAGGATGCTGGGCGGGAGTTGCGGGCGTTCTATCCGTTGATGTCGATTACTCACAATCGGCGTCTGCAGCTCGAGGTCGCGTGTCCGGATGCTGATCCGCATGTGCCGTCGCTGTTTTCGGTGTATCCCACGGTGGACTGGCATGAACGTGAGACCTACGACTTCTTCGGCATCATCTTCGACGGCCATCCCGCGTTGACCCGCATCGAGATGCCCGATGACTGGATCGGGCATCCGCAGCGCAAGGACTACCCCCTGGGTGGGGTGCCGGTGCAGTACCACGGCGCCACCATCGCACCACCGGATCAGCGGAGGTCCTACACATGACCGACACCGCCGGTTCCGTCGACGCCGGGTCTCGTGCTCGCGGAACAACGCCGCTCACCGAACCCGCCGAACGCGTCATCACCCTGGGCGGGCAGGACTGGGAGGAGATCGTCACCGCCGCCCGCGCCGGCGGCGACGCCGGGGAACGACTCGTGGTCAACATGGGCCCCCAACACCCGTCCACCCACGGGGTGCTGCGCCTGATCCTGGAGATCGAAGGCGAAACCGTCACCCAGGCCCGCTGCGGTATCGGCTACCTACACACCGGCATCGAGAAGAACCTGGAGTACCGCACCTGGACCCAGGGCGTCACCTTCGTCACCCGCATGGACTATCTATCGCCGTTCTTCAACGAAACCGCCTACTGCCTGGGCGTCGAACACCTGCTGGGGGTCACCGACGACATCCCCGAACGCGCCTCGGTGATCCGGGTGATGCTGATGGAACTCAACCGCATCTCCTCGCATCTGGTGGCCCTGGCCACCGGCGGCATGGAACTGGGCGCCATGTCAGCGATGTTCTACGGCTTCCGCGAACGCGAAGAAATCCTCACCGTCTTCGAAGCCATCACCGGCCTGCGGATGAACCACGCCTACATCCGCCCCGGCGGCGTGGCCGCCGATCTCCCCGACGACGGCCTCGACCGCGTCAAACACCTCCTGGACATCCTGCCGGGCCGGTTGGCGCAGCTGTCGGCCCTGCTGCGGGACAACCCCATCTGGAAGGCCCGCACCGTCGACATCGGCTACCTCGACCTGACCGGATGCATGGCCCTGGGGATCACCGGCCCGGTACTGCGCTCCACCGGCCTACCCCATGATCTGCGCAAGACACAGCCCTACTGCGGATACCAGGACTACGAGTTCGACGTCATCACCGACGACGCCTGCGACTGCTACGGCCGCTATGTGATCCGGGTCGACGAGATGGCCGAATCGCTGCGCATCGTGTCCCAGTGCGTCGCGCGGCTCGAAGGCCTGGCCGGGGCCCCGGTGATGATCACCGACAAGAAACTCGCCTGGCCCGCCGATCTGGAGCTGGGGCCCGACGGCCTGGGCAACAGCCCGGATCACATCGCCAAGATCATGGGTCGCTCCATGGAAGGCCTGATCCACCACTTCAAGATCGTCACCGAGGGTTTCCGGGTCCCACCCGGGCAGTGCTATGTCGCTGTCGAGTCGCCGCGCGGTGAGTTGGGTGTGCACATGGTCTCCGACGGCGGCACCCGCCCGTATCGGGCGCACTACCGCGACCCGTCGTTCACCAACCTGCAGGCCGTCGCCGCCATGTGTGAAGGCGGCATGGTCGCCGACGTCATCTCCGCGGTGGCCTCCATCGATCCCGTCATGGGAGGCGTCGACAGATGACCCTGGTCGATCTCGCGCTGGGTCCACGCCCCGACGAACCCGGACCGCCCCTGCACGGACCCGCCGCCTACCCGGCCGACGTCGAGACCCGCCTGGCCGCCGACGCCGCCACCATCCTGGGTAAGTATCCGCACCGGCGTTCGGCGTTGCTGCCGCTGCTGCACCTGGTGCAGGCCGAGGACGGGTACGTCAGCACCGCAGGCATCCGCTTCTGCGCCGCTCAGCTGAACCTCACCGACGCCGAGGTGTCGGCGGTGGCGACGTTCTACTCGATGTACCGACGCACTCCCACCGGAACGTATCTGGTCGGGGTGTGCACCAACACCCTGTGCGCCGTGATGGGCGGCGATGCCATCCTGGCCACCCTCGAGGAGCATCTCGGCATCGGCCCGGGCGAGACCACCGGTGACGGTGCGGTCACGCTGGAACACCTCGAGTGCAACGCCGCCTGCGACTACGCACCCGTCATCATGGTCAACTGGCAGTTCTACGACAACCAAACCCCCACCACAGCAACCACACTCGCCAACTCACTACGCACCCCCACCCCCAACACCCCACCCGCGGCACCCCACTACCCACCTTCACCACCACCTGCCGCGCCCTGGCCGGATTACCTGCAGAGGGGGAGTGAGATGCCGCTCGTTTCAGTGCTGACTCGTCATTGGAAGGAACCGCAGTCCTGGACGCTGACCGGCTATCTGCGGCATGCGGGGTACCAGGCGCTGGAAAAGGCACTGGCACTGACCCCCGGCGAGGTGATCACCCTGGTCAAGGAATCCGGTCTGCGGGGGCGGGGCGGTGCAGGCTTCCCGACGGGAGTGAAGTGGTCCTTCATCCCCAAGGACAACAATGCTCCGCACTACCTGGTGGTCAATGCCGATGAGTCGGAACCCGGTACGTGCAAGGATATTCCGCTGATGTATGCGAGCCCGCATGCGCTCATCGAGGGCGCGATCATTGCGGCCTACGCCATTCGGGCGCGGCACGCGTTCATCTACGTTCGCGGTGAGGTGGTGCCGGTGCTGCGACGGTTGCAGCAGGCGGTGGCCGAGGCGTATGAGGCCGGGTACCTGGGCAGCGACATCCTGGGCTCCG
Coding sequences within:
- a CDS encoding NifU family protein produces the protein MTATAESRPAVDDFEGLAQRVDDAVTALAGLDPASRAVADEVKAAVEAVHRAGLVTIVRRLREDPATRAVLFDLVDDPVVHLLLSLHEIIRPDPVTHANQVLTAVRPQLQSHGGDVTLVRVQDGTASVRLEGACNGCSMSSVTLRNLVESALIEGVPAITAVEVLPNEPSPTLIPLESLRIGRPDDGWARLGSAAEIADGALTVSHAQGAEVIIVSIENRLSAYRNECAHEALPLDNAILDVENGTLTCPWHGFCFDAGSGECLSAPGAQLEQLPLRIDGGEVWVRVQA
- a CDS encoding NHL repeat-containing protein, encoding MSRYTVRHSIGGAVLSAPTAGPGLVDVSGGWAPEVWLGAPAPGGLALPPASPTMAWMYSPRGVFLDDHHVVVADSGNHRVLVWHGIPSDDEQPADVVLGQPDGSTEGRAAGGRGPERGMNLPTGVLIHEGRLVVADAWHHRILIWDSVPTASDRAPDVILGQPDASAVEPNRGMDCSTSTLYWPFGIAMVGGTFWVADTGNRRVLGWRNGIPCPGQPADILLGQVDAASRDENRGGTAGPASFRWPHGIAGRDDLLLIADAGDHRMLGWSPQPDQDSPADILLGQPDFQTVQEWPYGPHTGDRFRFPYAIGFDADRLAIADTANNRILLWDELPVDGRAADHVLAQPSFAANGENRWTSVQRDTLCWPYGLSLCGERLAVADSGNNRVMIWRRSG
- a CDS encoding NADH-quinone oxidoreductase subunit A produces the protein MGVYLPILVLGAIAAAFASVSVGIALVVGPRRFNRAKLEAYECGIEPARQPMGAARFPVKFYLTAMLFIVFDIEIVFLYPWAVSFDQLGMFALVEMLLFMATVFVAYAYVWRRGGLEWD
- a CDS encoding NuoB/complex I 20 kDa subunit family protein, whose translation is MGLEEQLPGGILLSTVEKVAGFVRKGSLWPATFGLACCAIEMMATAGPRFDIARFGMERFSATPRQADLMIVAGRVSQKMAPVLRQVYDQMAEPKWVLAMGVCASSGGMFNNYAIVQGVDHVVPVDIYLPGCPPRPEMLLHAILTLHAKIAEMPLGVHRDEVVAAAEKAALNARPTIELTGLLR
- a CDS encoding NADH-quinone oxidoreductase subunit C; amino-acid sequence: MTGMFGVRGSGDTSGYGRLLPRKRTPVSSSRPFGGYFDTVVDSLELCLGELPAVERVTVHAGQLTLHVVREHLVSVARVLRDDPALRFELCAGVSGVHYPQDAGRELRAFYPLMSITHNRRLQLEVACPDADPHVPSLFSVYPTVDWHERETYDFFGIIFDGHPALTRIEMPDDWIGHPQRKDYPLGGVPVQYHGATIAPPDQRRSYT
- the nuoD gene encoding NADH dehydrogenase (quinone) subunit D, whose translation is MTDTAGSVDAGSRARGTTPLTEPAERVITLGGQDWEEIVTAARAGGDAGERLVVNMGPQHPSTHGVLRLILEIEGETVTQARCGIGYLHTGIEKNLEYRTWTQGVTFVTRMDYLSPFFNETAYCLGVEHLLGVTDDIPERASVIRVMLMELNRISSHLVALATGGMELGAMSAMFYGFREREEILTVFEAITGLRMNHAYIRPGGVAADLPDDGLDRVKHLLDILPGRLAQLSALLRDNPIWKARTVDIGYLDLTGCMALGITGPVLRSTGLPHDLRKTQPYCGYQDYEFDVITDDACDCYGRYVIRVDEMAESLRIVSQCVARLEGLAGAPVMITDKKLAWPADLELGPDGLGNSPDHIAKIMGRSMEGLIHHFKIVTEGFRVPPGQCYVAVESPRGELGVHMVSDGGTRPYRAHYRDPSFTNLQAVAAMCEGGMVADVISAVASIDPVMGGVDR